The genomic window ACGCTACCGTATAATTGACTTTGTATTAAGCAATCTCATCAACTCCAGAATATTTTCCATTTACCTCCTTGTGCAGTACAAATCCCAGTCCCTGATAGAGTATGTGAGGGAAAACTGGGTCTTGTCATCCATCATACAGGATCATTTTGTCACTGTAGTCCCACCGCAGATGCGCATCGGACCGGAGTGGTTTCAGGGCACTGCCGATGCGGTTTTTCAGAATCTCAATCTTATCCGCCAGCACAAACCCGACCTCGTGGCAATCTTTGGCGCCGACCACATATACCGCATGGACATACGCCAGATGATTGACTTCCATGTCCAGAATAATGCCGATGTTACTGTGGCTGCGAGACCCATACCCATAAGCGAGGGCAGTTCCTTCGGCATTATTGCCGCTGACAACGACGGCCGGATTAAGGGCTTTGAGGAAAAACCGGCAAAGCCGACCCCTATACCGCACGACCCAAAGCACGCATACTGTTCCATGGGCAATTACCTTTTTAATACAGACGTGCTTATTGATGCGCTTGTGGATGCGCAGAAAAACAGACAGCATGATTTCGGCGCTTATGTAATTCCAAATCTCGTAAAAACAAAACAACTCTTCGCCTATAACTTCTCCACAAATGTTATCAAAGGCATTAAGCCTTATGAGGAAAAAGGGTACTGGAGGGACGTCGGGACCATTAAGGCTTACTGGGAAGCGCATCAGGACTTGCTCGGCGAAAAACCTGTTTTCGACATCCATAATGAACTCTGGCCCATCCAACCATCTTACAGTAAAATGCC from Nitrospirota bacterium includes these protein-coding regions:
- the glgC gene encoding glucose-1-phosphate adenylyltransferase; this translates as MARQKVLAIVLAGGRGNRLFPLTFERSKPAVPFGGRYRIIDFVLSNLINSRIFSIYLLVQYKSQSLIEYVRENWVLSSIIQDHFVTVVPPQMRIGPEWFQGTADAVFQNLNLIRQHKPDLVAIFGADHIYRMDIRQMIDFHVQNNADVTVAARPIPISEGSSFGIIAADNDGRIKGFEEKPAKPTPIPHDPKHAYCSMGNYLFNTDVLIDALVDAQKNRQHDFGAYVIPNLVKTKQLFAYNFSTNVIKGIKPYEEKGYWRDVGTIKAYWEAHQDLLGEKPVFDIHNELWPIQPSYSKMPPAKILSGEIVNSMISSGALIKNAQIVNSIIRRGVTIEDGVEVRDSIIMDRVTLKKGCRLNKVIVDCCNVIEEGVHIGEGSKEHYMRAHMDNSGITVIASEMQSAKL